Sequence from the Gemmatimonadaceae bacterium genome:
CGCGATCCCGCAGCCGCGGCTGCGCCCCAGGCCACGCGCGTGACCGTGAGTGGGAGCGACAACTACTGGAAGCACCGCTGGCTGCGTCCGGAGATCGTCACCATTCCGCACCCCGACGGCGGCGTGGTGTGGGCCGGGCTCTATCGCCCCGCGCAGCCGAACCCCAAGCACCCGGCCGTAGTCTACGTGCATGGTGGCGGCTATCGGCAGTTTGCCCACCGCGGCTGGTCGGTGTACGGCTTCTCGCACGCCTCGCACTACGGGATGCTCAACTGGCTCGTGCAGAACGGCTACACCGTCCTCGACTTCGACTACCGCGGGAGTGCCGGCTACGGGCGCGGCTACCGCACCGACATTCACCGTTCCATGGGGGTCAAGGACGTGGATGGCGCTGTGGCGGCGGCGCGCTGGCTCACGCGCACGCAAGGCGTCGACTCATCGCGCATCGGGATCTACGGCGTCTCGTACGGCGGCTTCATGACGCTGATGTCGCTCTTTCGCTATCCGGGGACCTTTGCCGCCGGGATCTCGGCGGCCGGCGTCACCGACTGGGCGCACTACTCCGACGACTGGACGTCGCGCATCCTCGGGCGCCCCAGCGACGACTCCGCCGCGTACGCCATTTCGAGCCCCATCAACCATGCGGCCGGGCTGCGTGACGCGTTGCTCATCGAGCACGGGATGATCGACGACAACGTCGAGTTCCAGGACGCGGCCCGCCTGGTGCAACGACTCCTCGAGCTGGGGAAGCCGTTCGACATGGCGTTCTATCCCACCGAGCCGCACGTGATCGAGGGAGCAGCGACGCTGGTCGATTTCCACAAGCGGCTCGCCGCCTTCTTCCGGCAGCACCTGGTGGACAAGTAGCGAGTGAACCGTGCGCTGCCTTAGCGGAATGCTGGCGTGGCGGTTGTCGCATGGGGCGCCGATCGCGCTAGAATACCGATCGCACACCCTCCCACTCCGCGAGGTTCCTCGATGGCGCCGACGCGCGTTCCGCTCTTCCACCGGATCACCGACGGTATCCGCATCACCGCGCGACCAACCTTCCTGCACGAACGCTCGAGCGCCTCGATCGGGCAGTACGTCTTCGAGTACCGCATCCGGATCGAGAACTGCGGTGAGCAGTCGGCGCAGCTGCGCACGCGCCGGTGGGTCATCCACGACGAGGCGGCGGGGGAGCAGGTGGTGGAAGGGGACGGGGTGGTAGGGGAGCAGCCGTACCTGAGCCCGGGCGACGTGCACGAGTACCGGTCGTTCTGTGTCCTCACCTGCCCGCGCGGATGGATGGAGGGATCGTATGGTTTCCTGCGCGACGACGGCTCTGCCTTTGACGCCCTCATCCCGCGCTTCCTGCTGCATGCCTAGCGAGCGATCGCCGCGCGCGGACGGCTATCTTCCGTCATCGTACCAGGAAACGCGTCGATGAGCACGAAGCTCCGTGGGTCGGCGGCCGCGCGTATTGCACGTATCCAAGCATCCCCGCGGTTCAACGGGCGGACGTTTGCCAATACGTATCCCGTCTCCAGCGGGCTCAAGCCCGGGGTCGAGCGGCCCACGTTGCGCGACTTCCTGTGCAGCGGCGAGCGGCGCGTCCCCTCGGCGCCCCTCCCACTCGTCGACCCGCGCCCCATGTGGAAGTCGGCGCCGGCCACCGGGCTGCGCGTCACCCGGCTCGGCCACTCCACGCTCCTCGTCGAGATCGACGGCGCGCGCATCCTCACCGATCCCGTCTGGAGCCCGCGTGCCTCGCCGCTCGCCTTCGCCGGCCCCAAGCGTTTTCACCCAGTGCCGGTCCCGCTCACTGCGCTCCCGCCCATCGACGTCGTCGTCCTCTCGCACGATCACTACGACCACCTGGACCGCCAGGCCGTGCGGGCGCTGGCGCGGCAGGACCTCCCGTTCGTCGCATCGTTAGGCGTGGGGACGCATCTCGAAGGTTGGGGGGTGCCGCCGGGGCGCATCACCGAACTCGACTGGTGGGAACGCGCCGAGGTTGCCGGTGTCACGATCACGGCTGCTCCCGCGCAGCACTTCTCCGGGCGCGGCATCAAGGACCGCAACGCCACCCTCTGGTCGTCGATGCACTTCCAGGGGGCGCGCCACTCGTTCTTCTTCGGCGCCGACTCCGGCCTCACCCCCGAGTTCCAGGAAATCGGCGAGCGCCTGGGACCGTTCGACGTCGTGGCGCTGGAGATCGGCGCCTATCATCCGTCGTGGGGCGACATTCACCTGGGGCCGGTGAACGCGCTCGCCGCGCGCGGCATGCTGGGGAGCGGGGCGCTCCTCCCCGTTCACTGGGGAACGTTCAACCTCGCCATGCACGCGTGGGACGAGCCCGCGGAGACCATCCTGCGCCTGGCCCCCAACGCCGGTGTGCCACTGCTGATGCCGCGCATGGGCGAGCCCATCGAACCGGCGCTGGTGGAGCGGCTCACCCCGTGGTGGCGCGAGGTTGGCGCCACCAGCACCGACGGAATTGCTGCTGACGGGCTCTCGCGCCAGTCGCTGGAGTGGCTCCCGGACTGAGCCGCCGATGCACGCCGATGCACGGAAGTGCGCGTCAGTGCGCGGTAGTGCGCGTCAGTCGCTCGTCATGATGAACAGCGGCGCGCTGTCGAAGTCGTAGATGGGGCGCAGGCGCGTCGTCTCGTAATACTTGGGAACGTCGACCACCTTCTTCTCCGACGTCACGCTCCCGATGTGGACGCTGTCGTAGAAGCCGCGGTGGATCGAGACCAGCCTCCCAAATCGCTTCTTGAGGATGAGGTCGAGGGCGAGGTTGCCGAACGCCATCGGGACAATCGAGTCGAGCGCGTCGGGGTCGCCGGAGCGGACGAGATAGCCCAGGCGCTGCGAGACCACGTCGATACGGCGCCCGTTGTTGTACTTGGGGGAGAGCTCCTTGAGCGCGGCAGCGACCTTGTCGCCCACGCCGCCCAGCTTGCGATGGCCGAACATGTCGGCCTCGTTCCCCTCGAAGCTCATCCCCTCATGCGTCGCCAGCTGCGCCCCTTCGGAGACGAGCACGACCGCATACCGCGACGGGTGGCGATTGCGGTCGTACGTGAGCAGCTCGGCCAGGAGTTCGACGTCGACCGCGTGCTCGGGGATCACGCAGCGATCGGCCGCGCCGGCCATGGTGGGGAGGAGGGCGGTGAACCCCGCATAACGACCAAAGACCTCGATCACGAGGTAGCGCTCGTGCGAACCCGCCGAGGTGCGGAGCGCGTGCGTGAGCTCGATCGTGCGCGTGACGCAGGTCGAGAAGCCGATGCAGTAGTCGGTCCCGTAGACGTCGTTGTCCATCGTCTTGGGGATAGCGACAACGTTTACACCCGCGTCGTGCAAGCGCTTGCCATAGGAGAGCGTATCATCGCCCCCGATGGGGATGAGCGTGTCGATCCCCATGTCCTCGAGGTTCTTGAGGATGTCGGGGGTGACGTCGTTGATCTTCTCGCTGTAGCCCGTCAGGTGCGCGGGGACGCGCTCGAGCGGGAGGTGCGACGGGCGCGTGCGCGAGGTGTGCAGGAAGGTCCCGCCGGTACGGCCGGCACGGTTGACGATCGCCTCGCTCAGCACCTGGATGTTGTCGCTGTTGTCGGCCCCCTTCTCGCGGTTGTAGTCGACGAGTCCGGCCCATCCGCGCCGGATGCCGATCACGCGGTAGCCCTCGCGCAGGGCGCGGATGGTGATGGCGCGAATGGCCGGATTGAGGCCGGGGACATCGCCCCCGCCAGTGAGGATACCGATCGTCCCCTTCGAGCCCGACATGTGCGTCTCCGTTCCTGGTTCGAATGGCCTCGGTGTGGTCGGGCCATCGCCCGGAAACTAAGGCGTGCGGGGGCGATTTTCGCGGGGGGCGACGACGGCGGCGGCGGCGGTCCCGGCCAACGGGGGAAACTCGTCCGGTTGGATGGGACGAGAAGTTCGGCGCTCTTGCTCGGCGCGGTGTCGCTCCCTCTATTCTCCAACCACCGGCTGCCGTCGGGAGGTCGAGAGTGTCGCACGAGCTCGAGCGGGAAATCCAGGAGGCGGTCGGGAACGCCTATCGCATCAGGCAGCGGCTCGCGCGCGGCGGGATGTCGCACGTCTTTCTCGCCGACGACACGGCGCACGCGCGGCAGGTCGTCATCAAGGTGCTCGATCCCGAGTTGGCGACCTCGGTCAACCAGGAGCGCTTTCGCCGCGAGATCCAGGTGGCGGTAGTCCTGCGGCACCCGCACATCGTCCCCGTGGCCGCCGTGGGCGAGGCGCGAGCGCACCTCTTCTACATCATGCCCTTTGTCGAGGGGGAGTCGCTCCGCTCGCTGCTCGCGCGCGAGCGCCAGCTCCCCATCGACCAGGCGCTCGGCATTGCCCGCGACGTGGCCAGCGCGCTGGAGTACGCGAGCGGCCACAACATCGTGCACCGCGACATCAAGCCGGACAATATCCTGATCGATCGCGACGGTCATGCGCTCGTCACCGATTTCGGCATCGCCAGGGCCATCGAACGATCGGCCGACCTTGCCAGCGTGACCAGCACCGGGCTCACGCTCGGGACCCCGACGTACATGAGTCCCGAGCAGGCCGCGGCGGAGTCGCACGTGGACGGACGCAGCGACATCTACTCGCTCGCCTGTGTCACGTATGAGATGCTGGCGGGAGAACCCCCCTTCACCGGCGCGACCGCGCAG
This genomic interval carries:
- the apaG gene encoding Co2+/Mg2+ efflux protein ApaG, which gives rise to MAPTRVPLFHRITDGIRITARPTFLHERSSASIGQYVFEYRIRIENCGEQSAQLRTRRWVIHDEAAGEQVVEGDGVVGEQPYLSPGDVHEYRSFCVLTCPRGWMEGSYGFLRDDGSAFDALIPRFLLHA
- a CDS encoding MBL fold metallo-hydrolase; its protein translation is MSTKLRGSAAARIARIQASPRFNGRTFANTYPVSSGLKPGVERPTLRDFLCSGERRVPSAPLPLVDPRPMWKSAPATGLRVTRLGHSTLLVEIDGARILTDPVWSPRASPLAFAGPKRFHPVPVPLTALPPIDVVVLSHDHYDHLDRQAVRALARQDLPFVASLGVGTHLEGWGVPPGRITELDWWERAEVAGVTITAAPAQHFSGRGIKDRNATLWSSMHFQGARHSFFFGADSGLTPEFQEIGERLGPFDVVALEIGAYHPSWGDIHLGPVNALAARGMLGSGALLPVHWGTFNLAMHAWDEPAETILRLAPNAGVPLLMPRMGEPIEPALVERLTPWWREVGATSTDGIAADGLSRQSLEWLPD
- a CDS encoding ATP-dependent 6-phosphofructokinase, which produces MSGSKGTIGILTGGGDVPGLNPAIRAITIRALREGYRVIGIRRGWAGLVDYNREKGADNSDNIQVLSEAIVNRAGRTGGTFLHTSRTRPSHLPLERVPAHLTGYSEKINDVTPDILKNLEDMGIDTLIPIGGDDTLSYGKRLHDAGVNVVAIPKTMDNDVYGTDYCIGFSTCVTRTIELTHALRTSAGSHERYLVIEVFGRYAGFTALLPTMAGAADRCVIPEHAVDVELLAELLTYDRNRHPSRYAVVLVSEGAQLATHEGMSFEGNEADMFGHRKLGGVGDKVAAALKELSPKYNNGRRIDVVSQRLGYLVRSGDPDALDSIVPMAFGNLALDLILKKRFGRLVSIHRGFYDSVHIGSVTSEKKVVDVPKYYETTRLRPIYDFDSAPLFIMTSD